Proteins encoded by one window of Archaeoglobus veneficus SNP6:
- a CDS encoding antitoxin family protein — MTKVIEVIYEKGVLKPLEKIDLKEGEKIKIEIKRNINHLRGKYGKVKKTELLKLKDEIYDRRSHICR, encoded by the coding sequence ATGACAAAAGTAATTGAGGTGATATATGAAAAAGGGGTTCTCAAACCCCTTGAAAAGATCGATCTGAAAGAAGGAGAGAAAATAAAAATAGAAATAAAAAGGAACATAAATCACCTGAGAGGAAAGTACGGAAAAGTCAAGAAGACCGAATTATTAAAATTAAAGGACGAAATTTATGACAGAAGAAGCCATATTTGTAGATAG
- a CDS encoding type II toxin-antitoxin system VapC family toxin: MTEEAIFVDSSVFLAFFVDGVDIFEKLKGRFVTSINVVEEVAYVLIKEKAKEVTGIEKHYDLLTYLRENPKITAEIAKEVISDISSVLDFLEITVLPPAKHTDMFDVIEAYGMLPNDALIAATCKYHGIKRIATFDGDFKRVDFLEVID, from the coding sequence ATGACAGAAGAAGCCATATTTGTAGATAGCTCTGTATTTCTAGCGTTTTTTGTAGATGGTGTGGATATTTTTGAAAAACTTAAAGGTAGGTTTGTTACCTCGATAAATGTTGTTGAGGAGGTAGCATACGTCCTGATAAAGGAGAAAGCAAAAGAAGTAACGGGAATCGAAAAACACTATGATCTGCTAACGTATTTAAGGGAGAATCCAAAAATTACGGCAGAAATTGCAAAAGAAGTTATTTCTGATATCTCAAGCGTCCTTGATTTCCTAGAAATTACAGTCTTACCTCCTGCAAAACATACAGATATGTTTGATGTTATCGAAGCCTATGGCATGCTTCCAAACGATGCTTTAATTGCTGCTACATGCAAATATCACGGAATAAAGAGGATAGCAACCTTCGATGGTGATTTCAAGAGAGTCGATTTCCTTGAAGTTATTGATTAA
- a CDS encoding Yip1 family protein — MKLITNPDRFFEDLKEGEVRIRKPMIIVIVLAILVSAYQYLLVTKISQAFPTEIAKFFTVGAYIGIVSSFIGIFAVWLILAVIMHGLSALFDGKGSFRRTFEFTGYGFLPSLVGSLVTIPMSAYYISNAEVPKISMEQLQQNPEIMKSILLSILPQDLIYSNLIINLAITVWSLTLWTFAIKHARNLTTKNAFVSALIPTVAFGLYQVYSITILL; from the coding sequence ATGAAGCTGATAACGAACCCTGACAGGTTTTTTGAAGATCTGAAGGAGGGAGAAGTTAGAATAAGGAAACCGATGATAATCGTAATTGTTTTGGCAATTCTGGTTTCAGCGTATCAGTATTTGCTTGTAACTAAGATTTCTCAGGCTTTTCCTACTGAAATAGCTAAATTTTTCACAGTAGGAGCGTACATCGGCATAGTCAGCTCTTTTATCGGCATCTTTGCGGTCTGGTTGATATTAGCGGTAATTATGCACGGACTGTCAGCATTATTTGACGGCAAAGGCTCATTCAGAAGAACCTTCGAGTTTACTGGTTACGGCTTCCTACCTTCGCTTGTCGGCTCTCTTGTGACTATTCCCATGTCAGCCTACTACATATCAAATGCAGAAGTTCCGAAGATTAGCATGGAACAGTTACAGCAGAACCCGGAAATTATGAAGTCCATTTTGCTATCTATCCTCCCGCAGGATTTAATTTACTCCAACCTAATCATAAATCTGGCAATAACCGTATGGTCTTTAACACTGTGGACATTTGCAATAAAGCATGCCCGAAATCTGACGACTAAGAATGCTTTTGTCTCGGCACTTATTCCCACAGTTGCGTTCGGACTTTACCAAGTTTACTCGATTACTATACTTCTATGA
- a CDS encoding stage II sporulation protein M, whose amino-acid sequence MESRKLNRIKSNGIVILLSAICYFSGFFAIITHIHPPAHMSSANIQTFSNDIKDISDTNFNKIVKTNTSLIALLLLGSLSMGLTTLLNLTINGASLGILIATSIQNGATAGEIILLTTPHGIFEIPAIIIAGAAGFKIPYEIIRYLAGRKEQILTKEDIKEYSTMALISIILIVIAAWIEANVTLKIAEEMIKSSR is encoded by the coding sequence ATGGAAAGTAGAAAACTGAACCGCATTAAAAGCAATGGTATTGTAATCTTACTTTCGGCTATATGTTATTTTTCTGGGTTTTTTGCAATAATTACTCACATCCACCCGCCAGCCCATATGAGTTCTGCAAATATCCAAACGTTTTCAAATGACATAAAAGATATATCCGATACGAATTTTAATAAAATAGTTAAGACTAATACTTCTCTTATAGCATTATTGTTATTAGGTTCACTTTCAATGGGTTTGACAACTTTACTAAATTTAACTATAAATGGCGCTTCTCTTGGTATTCTCATCGCAACAAGTATTCAAAATGGTGCAACAGCTGGTGAGATTATCCTTTTAACAACCCCACACGGCATATTCGAAATCCCCGCCATAATCATAGCAGGAGCAGCAGGTTTCAAAATTCCCTATGAAATCATAAGATATTTAGCGGGTAGAAAAGAGCAAATTCTGACAAAAGAAGACATCAAAGAATACTCCACAATGGCTTTAATCTCCATCATTTTAATAGTAATAGCAGCATGGATAGAGGCAAATGTAACTCTAAAAATCGCCGAAGAGATGATTAAATCCAGTAGGTAG
- a CDS encoding ABC transporter ATP-binding protein produces the protein MKDVVIELQNVKKVYKTGAAEVYALNGVSMSVERGDFIAIMGPSGSGKSTLLNLIGCLDKPTEGRVIINGVDTSNLTDKQLTELRRDTIGFIFQHYNLIPTLTAFENVELPMIFKGVPKAEREERARELLKLVGLEREMHRKPKELSGGQQQRVAIARALANKPSILLCDEPTGNLDTKSGRAIMEIIKGLNEEGVTVVLVTHDPAVAGFAERVVRIVDGVLVESVQQV, from the coding sequence ATGAAAGACGTGGTTATCGAGCTCCAGAACGTAAAAAAAGTCTACAAAACCGGAGCCGCAGAGGTTTACGCCCTCAACGGAGTGAGCATGAGCGTGGAACGAGGAGACTTCATAGCCATCATGGGCCCATCAGGAAGCGGGAAGTCGACGCTCCTCAACCTCATCGGCTGCCTGGACAAACCTACAGAGGGTAGAGTAATCATAAACGGCGTTGATACATCGAACCTAACAGACAAGCAGCTTACGGAACTCAGGAGAGACACGATAGGCTTTATCTTCCAGCACTACAACCTGATTCCAACGCTTACGGCATTTGAGAACGTTGAGCTGCCGATGATATTCAAAGGTGTACCCAAAGCAGAGCGAGAGGAGCGAGCAAGAGAACTTCTGAAGCTCGTAGGACTCGAAAGAGAAATGCACAGAAAACCAAAAGAACTAAGCGGTGGGCAGCAGCAGAGAGTTGCCATAGCAAGAGCATTAGCCAACAAACCCTCAATCCTGTTGTGTGACGAGCCGACAGGCAACCTCGACACGAAAAGCGGAAGGGCAATCATGGAGATTATTAAAGGGCTGAACGAGGAAGGCGTTACAGTCGTGCTCGTAACCCACGACCCTGCAGTTGCTGGATTTGCTGAAAGGGTCGTTAGAATCGTTGATGGTGTGCTTGTCGAGAGTGTG